Proteins from one Halovivax limisalsi genomic window:
- a CDS encoding phosphatase PAP2 family protein: protein MGPVSQTMEYYPYVVHPITVLGVGIVLLVHHEWARRDLDRSVLWRRIGAFAGIGLLSLAPTVAYFLVVGGGVLEATGGNSVVMDALVASGLLIVAGLTWLVWRRFDWGPLVPGAMQALAAVTVPYALVSPFWNISGHVIISLMPALYLTLVHRRFWPLLAFPVIMVPNRIYLNAHTWEQSIGGFLVAALVVGGVYWVQASGSLRPELGTTTT from the coding sequence ATGGGGCCAGTATCCCAGACGATGGAGTACTACCCGTACGTCGTCCACCCGATCACCGTCCTCGGGGTCGGTATCGTCCTGCTCGTCCACCACGAGTGGGCCAGGCGGGACCTCGACCGGTCGGTACTCTGGCGCCGTATCGGTGCGTTCGCCGGGATCGGACTGCTCTCGCTCGCGCCCACCGTCGCGTACTTCCTCGTCGTCGGCGGTGGCGTACTCGAGGCGACGGGCGGGAACAGCGTCGTCATGGACGCGCTCGTCGCCAGCGGCCTCCTGATCGTCGCTGGATTGACCTGGCTCGTGTGGCGACGCTTCGACTGGGGGCCGCTCGTGCCGGGTGCGATGCAGGCGCTCGCCGCCGTGACGGTGCCGTACGCTCTCGTCTCGCCGTTCTGGAACATCTCGGGTCACGTCATCATCTCGCTGATGCCCGCGCTCTACCTGACGCTCGTCCACCGGCGGTTCTGGCCGTTGCTCGCCTTCCCAGTCATCATGGTCCCGAACCGCATCTACCTGAACGCACACACGTGGGAACAGTCGATCGGCGGGTTCCTCGTCGCAGCGCTCGTCGTTGGGGGCGTCTACTGGGTGCAGGCCTCCGGGTCGCTGCGACCGGAACTGGGCACGACGACCACCTGA
- a CDS encoding helix-turn-helix domain-containing protein: MAIDDFALGHALGAAPEMEVKAERLAAHSRHWVMPCLWAAGGDFDAFDGALESDPTVDDVITTRNYDNESFYQIDWAEEIKQHLDITLDSEASLLHAETVDDDWRLAIRFASRDQFEIFRDHLADAGIAFRLDNLAQATVPKQFAGGLTAPQREALVTAVAEGYFAIPRDANMEDVADALDISTQSASERLRRGIEEFVETRLVTDDDVLEE; this comes from the coding sequence GTGGCGATCGACGACTTCGCGCTGGGGCACGCACTCGGCGCGGCCCCGGAGATGGAGGTGAAAGCCGAACGGCTCGCGGCTCACAGCCGTCACTGGGTGATGCCGTGCCTGTGGGCTGCCGGCGGTGATTTCGATGCGTTCGACGGGGCGCTCGAATCCGACCCCACCGTCGACGATGTGATTACGACCCGGAACTACGACAACGAATCGTTCTACCAGATCGATTGGGCCGAGGAGATAAAGCAGCACCTCGATATCACGCTGGACTCGGAGGCGTCGCTCCTGCACGCAGAAACGGTCGACGATGACTGGCGACTCGCCATCCGCTTTGCCTCTCGCGACCAGTTCGAAATCTTCCGCGACCACCTCGCCGACGCAGGAATCGCGTTCCGCCTGGACAACTTGGCGCAAGCCACCGTCCCCAAACAGTTCGCGGGCGGCCTTACGGCCCCCCAGCGTGAAGCGCTGGTTACCGCGGTAGCGGAAGGATACTTCGCCATCCCCCGCGATGCGAACATGGAGGACGTTGCGGACGCACTCGACATCTCGACCCAATCCGCGTCCGAACGCCTGCGTCGCGGAATCGAAGAGTTCGTCGAAACGAGGCTGGTAACCGACGATGACGTCCTCGAGGAGTGA